TAGTTTTATCATTTGGTTTTCCCAAAGAGTGACCAAACTGAAACCCAATTGGATGAATAGCTCTTGGTGGTCTCATTAAACTCGATTGTTCGACATCAAGAGTGATGAGTGACGTTGGTATTCCTTGAGCTTCGATTCCACGCTGCACTGTAACTACAGTGCGATGACAAAGTGGTCAGCCAGCTGTTAATAATACGGCATCTGCTTTTGAACGAACAACCTCCTTGACGAGGGCTGGAATTGTTTCTTTATTAATTTTGTTTAAGCGCATCGAATAACCCATCATTGTTAAGTGCTTTTCAGCGACACCACCAAGGTCCCCATCTTCGACCATTTCCCTTAGTCGATCTATTGGGAAAACACAATTGATATCTTCTTTAGGATAGTCGGTATTATAATGGTCTTTTGGTGCGGAATGGGTAACTGTTAAGTCTTTTGGGTCTACATTTCCAGGAATAATTCGAAACGTTGCATCACCTTCAGCTGGGTCGGTGTTGTAAGGTTCTTGGTCCTTTAAATGTACTCCTGAAGTTGATACGATCATAATCGTTAACTCATGTAACGGCTTATCGTTAGGTGTATATGGTATGGCTTTTCGCGATAGTTCCATACACAACCTCCTTATTTACAATGTTTTATAACTTGCGTAACACATCAAAAATTTCTTCGTTATCTGGTTGCTCACCAATTGGATGGACATCAATAAACTGAACGATTCCTTCTTTATCAATGATCATTAGAGCGCGCTCAGAAGCCCCATATGCAGGCTCTTCTGGGTTTGTTCTGAGTACACCGTATTTCTCCGATACTTCCCCATGCGGATAAAAATCTGCGCACAACGGATAAGAAATCCCACCAATTGATTTTGCCCATGCATTGTGACTATGGACACTATCGACACTTATACCCAAGACCTGGGTATCAAACTCCTCAAAACGAGAAAGATCATCCTCGTATGAAGGCATTTGCGCGCCTCAGACTGGAGTCCAATCTAGAGGGTAAAAGACTAAAAATACATTTTTTGAGCCGCGAAATTCACTTAGCGAAACTTTGCGGTCACCGTGAGCTAATAACGTAAAGTCTGGTGCTTGGTCGCCGACTTTAAGTGTTTTTGTTTCAAGAGCTCCTTTAGGCATCAAAAACTCCCCTTTCGTATACTTTTTGTAACATCATATATTATCGCCACTTTCATTTTAATTAACCTCAGATTTAATGAAATTCTAAAATTATTATTTTGCTATTAAGGTAATTATGAAATTCATCTATTGTCAAAGATAAGCACAAAACACCCTTTTTTTGAGCATTGACGAGAAAAAAAGCATGGATGTTATCCATGCCGAGCAAATTATTCTGTTTTTCTAGCGTTTGTCATTTGTTGCCAAACAGACCCGGCAGCTTCCTCGCCGTTTTCGATGCGCTTGATTGCCATTTTTATTTGCAGGCTTACTTCAAATTCTGGGTCTTCCTCCGCTTCTTTTAGAGCGGATAAGGCACTTTCATCACCGACTTCATATAAAAACATAGCAGCCCGCCAACGAACAAGCTTGTTCTTATCCTTTAGGGCTTCCATTATCGCAGGAATTGCTTTGGAATTTCCAATGTCTGATAAACAATCACCCGCAGTTCTTCTGACTGTGACAGAGCGATCTTTTAGTCCTTCATATAAGTATGTGAGAACAGCTTCGTCTTCAATCATCCCTAAGTAAACAACCGCTTGACGGCGTATTGAAGTATTTTCATCGCGTAATGCTTTGACTAACAATGGAATATCTTCTTGTTTTGGGTCCATCTTATCAAGAGCAGCATAACGAACTTTCCAATCATCACTTTCAAATGCTTTTGCTACTTCGTCTGAAGAGATTTTTACCCGACTTGGCCGCTCGTCCGCTTTTTTAAATGCAGCTGCCACTAATTCGTCTAGACGAGTCTGATCATACGCTGCAGAAAGCTCCTCAACCACTTCTTCGGCAACAGCTTCGATATCACCGTAACGAACGCCATATTCTTTCCACTGGCGCTCTTTTACGAGGTTCTCTGCTGCCGATTGTGCTTTTAATATAGCTTCCTTGAAACGATCAGGTAAACCAAAACGTCTTTCCCCATCGCCCTCTTCAATTTTGATTTGGATCGGAATACCACGGAACATATGGACGAACACTTTTAGTTCGCCAAATGTTTCTTGAGGACCGTTTTGCTGAGGATCGACACCTTCAACAGTTTCACCAAATGCTTCACGCACTTGTGGTAATATCAGCTTCCAATCAACTTTCGGATGCCGTCCGACGGCGATAAAATTGGTCACTTGATAAACATCTGTAACGCCTTCTATATCTAGTAACATTTTTAAATGGTGTGGGGCATTTTCTTTTTCGGCCTTTTTAAAATTATAGGATTGGTTCTCTGGCAGGCTTGTATCTAGATTTATTTTCATAGAATTTGGACTCGGTGTAGGTTCAATAGAAACTAATTTCAAATCGGTCACTCCTTTTTCTTTATGCTTTAATGATCGTAACATATAAAAAAGGTAAGCTCCAATAACCTGCTTACAGACAAGAGCTTAGGGGGAAGAACCAGGAAATACTCATATTTTTGCAGACATTAAAAATGTGCCCAAACTGTTGTAGCAAATCCACAAAATGAAGCCTAAATCGTAAATCGAACAAAAAAGGAGACTAAACCTTTGCAGATTTAGTCTCTTTTTCTTATTGCCCTACTTTATTTATTAAAAATTGCAATACTTTCTTGTCGATCTTTCCCTTCTCTTGCTGACGTTCTTCAAAATTTTCAGTGAGAATAAATTGGTTTAACGCTTCAGCAAAGTCCTCAGTTTTACAGGCGTCGACTCTTAAATAGCCTAGTGTTTGTAAGGCTTTACTGATTTCTATCATTGTCTCTTCGTCAATATTAATTACATCTCCCTCTTTTGGTTTGCTAAAGTATAATTGTTGTAATTCATAAATTCGAATCAGTTCTTTTATTGGGTCAGGGTGATCATCTACGCGAAGGTCAATCGCTCGGTCATTATAACCGCCGTAACCACCCTCTTCTTTTACAATTAGAAGTGCTGCAGACTGTTTGCCGCGTGAATCTCCCCCAGCCTCTTGGGCAGCATCTAGTGCCGCTAACAGTCGCTCTGCAAGTGTTCCTGCTGTTCCTTTAAAGGTTTCTGCCATTGCTTTTACTGTTTCTTCACTAACTAAAATGTTTCCTTGAGCAGCAAAGTGCTCTTCAGCAATTCCTCCAGCCCAATCAAAACAATTATCACCTGTAAATGTCGCCGCATTTCCATTTGCGTCCACAATTCCAACTTGGCGTAGTGCTCGGTCTTCATCCTCATCAGTTAATAAATTAATTGTTTCTTGCGCAGTTTTGCCAGAGGCCATTAGCTCTAGCCCCTTTGGACCGTATGTAGTATTTGCATAGGATTGTGTTGCGACAGCTCCCACACCAGCTTTGGCCCAAGGAACTACAGCCCCAACACCTAAAAATTTCGACTGAACTGCTATCCCCAATTCTTTCGTGGTCGGATCGAAACCTACAATGGAGAAAGTGGCTACAAGATCTTTTTGTTTCATTGCAAATCACCTCTTCGTTTGATTTAGCTTTTCAATACCTGATTTACACACACCATACCCTAGCCAACTACAGTCTTTACATAAATAATCTAAGTCATCGGGTTTAACCATCTTTGCTGTCCACTTTAAAAGATCACTTTTTTGGTATGGTTTATCCTTTTCAAGCCTTAGATGTTCAATCACTTTTTGATCCATGGTTTTTACATGTTGATCAGACCCAACGCTTGCCACACAAATGGTTCCACCATTGTGAGGACATGCGGTACAGGCATCATCTAGTGTGGCAACAACACGAATTGGAAAGTCTATTTCATCGTTTCTAATGTCCTCAACAATTGACCCCATTTTTATGACGAATTCAGGGCTATACCCCATCCCTTGAAATCCATGAACACATAATAAATGGTGTCCTCTTAATGTTTTTTCCATAAGCACCTCTAAAGTACAATATATTTACTCTTTGTCAAACTAATAGTACTATTTCGATACTTTTGGTGTGAATTCCTGCGAACATGAAAAAAAGCTTGGACCAAAGTCCAAGCTCCATGCTGTTGAGGTTTTCTAAACAACCTGAGGAGAATCTATGATTAGGTCGCTTATGAGGTTGTACAAGGTGCTTTTGATAGTAGCTTTGAGACCTCATTTTCCAAGGTTGTTTTTTGCCATGTTTATCATTTCTTTTACCATACTTCCCCCAATTTGGCCGCCAACTTGACCTGCTTGTTTTGAGGTTAAGTTGCCGTTATTGCCTTTTTTTAGAGGAACATTTAACTCTTTAGCCACTTCATACTTAACGTCATCAGGCGAGGCAGGGTCAACCTCATAGCCAATGTTTGCCATCACATTAGCTTTGAATTGATTTACTCCATCTTGAGCTTCTGGAACAAGCAGTCTCCGTTTTCTTCTTGGCATAACTATTCAATTCCTTCAAAATCAGTATAAAATACTGGATTAATTAGTGAGGATGTTGTAAAATCAAGCTCTTCAATATCGTGACCGTTGGCATAATACTTAATTTCTTGTTCTATTTTGTTCAGATCATCTTCAATCAAATCAACGGCTTGGTTACTGCTTCTTAGTTCATCTGCTTGGTTTCGGAGCATTTTTCGAGTTTCTGTTAAGACATATAACCGTTCTAATTTCTCAAAGTAAGTCAAAGGTTGATGTTCCATGGTACCCTCCATGCATTTTATTTTTAGTTTGTACCATTGTTTTACACTTATTCGATGATGCGGTTTCCTTCAAATTGTTTTATTTGTTTTTCATTTTTAGGCATAAAAAAGAAGTGCACATCGCACTTCTAGATTAACTATAATAAATTGAGGAAATTCACACGAATACCTACTAAAATATGTAAAAAGATTACGCTAAGTAATGAGTGTTGGTATGCCTGCAGATAATTATTTTTTTAACTTTTCATAGGTTTCTCGATTGCAAATAATATAAAGAACTGCTTCTTCTGGAATGGTCTCGTTTAAGCGTCTATTAATATCTAACAGGTGCCTGTCCGCAATTAAGGTTGCTCCATTTTGTAATAAGGCTTGGAAGGCGTCGTTATATGTAGACCAATCTGCCTTTTTAGAAATCTTGTACAAATCCTCACCATGCTGCCGACTAATTAGCTGGGAAAATACTTGGCTTACCCCCTTATATAAAGCCGAGCGGACAGCTAAGTGGGAAATTGTTTCTTGGGATAAAATAAATTCGTCTACTTTTACATGGGAAAAGTTAGAGACATGCTTCTCGGTTGCCACTTCAACCGTTGAATGTATTTTTGGTGCCAACCGTTCTACTGTAATAGCCACTAACAACGTTTTAGCGTCTTTTAACGAAGGGTCATGAATGGTATCATCTGAAAATATGATCACCGATTTCGCTTTTGTTATGTTCGCCTTCTCAAAAGTCTCTGCTTCAGTTGGGTCGCCTTGAATATAATGAACACGATTATAGGCTAAATCGATGGGAGATTGTCGTAATTGATCAACAATCACAATCTCGGTGGTTGGTTCTGAGTCAAGGATTTCTTTGACTGCAATGTCTGTTTTTTTACTCCAGCCAACTATGATGATATGCTGATTTTTCATATAATTCATTCTTCCTTCCTCCCTTTTTCGTCGGAGAATCGTAAAAGAGTCGACAATTTTTCCGATGACCACACCCAATAGCCCGATGCCAATTAAATACATAAACACAGAAAAAAATTTCCCTGCCACCGTGACCGGTGAATAATCACCGTATCCAACAGTAGCAAAGGTAGTCATGACAAAATAAAAGGTAGTAAATATTGTTTCAAAATTTTCAGGTTCTAGTATGTACATGACAATTGTACAAAAGAATATAAAGATCAGTGTTGTCAGTAGTAAGGTTAGATTTTTCATTTTTATTAAAGTTAAACTAAGTCTCAGAAAAAAATGCATTGTTTCTATCCCCCATAACCCTAAATACATAAGTAAGACGGAGATAAGGTCTCTCCATCATGCTAACTAATTAAATCGTTGTGTATGGAACGAACATGGACAAATCCCCTGTAATCAAGCCGCCGACGCGAAAGAAAAGACCGCTCGGTTCTCCTCCGATTACGTGGGACCCGATTAGTAACTTTCCTGTATAAGGTCCATCCCAAGTATCAATCGTTTGGTCCGGCATCGGAAAGTATGGTTGATATACAGTCTTTTGATTTTGGTAGTATTCATTATCTTCCTCTAGAACGGTTCCATTGACAACCATTTGGATCCCGCCCCCTTCTCTTCCTAACACAGGTTTTCTGACATAGGAGTCTTGAAGTTGGTCTAAAGAATGGTAAGTCGGTAAGAAATACTTTTCAATTGCATTCTGCTCGCTCCTCGTAAACCATTCTTCTTTTTTGGACGTAATCAACGCTAGAATGGCTTTTGACTGCATGAGTAAGGCAGATGGAGGATTAATCACTTTTAAGGTATCTTCCATAATATGAACTAGAAATTGCTCTCCGATTGCCTCCCCTGTCCCGCTTTTTTCTTCTAAAAAATATTCTAGAGGGTAAAGCCGATATAAAAAATCTATTTTCTCTCCATCAGGAGTTTTCACACCACTTTTCTCAACAACAATATGCTCTAGCGGAACATACTTTGCTTTTTGTGGGTATAAACTCAGCAAATATTCAACAGTTTGTTTGTCTTCTGTATGCCAATCTGCACATGTGAAAAATAATGTATCGGTACTGCGAATGTAATAGTCTTTTATTACTTGATACCAAGCGTCCCTAATTCTCTTTCCTAGCTGCGAGTTTGGATTTTGGCTATGATGTTCTGCACATAGAACTTCCTGAGCTATCGAAGCTTCAACGATGCCCACTGGTGTGTCTGTATTTGCCTCAATGACTTTTAAGCCTTCTGCTGAAGCAATGAAATCATATCTTACAAAATAAGAAAATTTCGTTTTCGAAGGTTTTAAAAAAAGATCCCATAACATAACCGGAAAGCCTAATTGGTGTAAAGTTGAGGGATCTTTACAAATCCGCTCAAAGGCTTTCGTATAAATGTCATGAACAGCTCTAGACGCATTTTCAATTTCATAGGCCATGCCACGGGGAACCAGGAGTAATGAATCACTCATGTATTGATTGTCTTCATAATTTTCATAAAGGGTCGCCCAGGTAAATCCTTTGGCAGAAACCTTTTTCTCTACTGCCTCCCAATTTTTTAGGTAGCTCTGTTGCTGGAATGGTTCAGTTAAAGATTTGTATGGAAGCATCTAAAAACCCTCCTAAGTTAATTCACTGGATTGTCTAGTAATAAGGCTCTTTTCGTAAACATTGTGGCTTTTAGGTCGGCTTTTAAGAATAAATAAGCTTTTTGGGACAAATTTATTTGTCCCAATGGCTTATTTATTATCAAAAACAGCCCGTATTAATAACTAATACAAGCTGCGACAATTAGTCCTACCAAAATAGAAACGCCACCTAAGAAAAGTCCGACAGCTACATTCCCTTTTTCAACTTCTTTAGCTAAATTTGTGTTACGGGTAAATACGTATTCAATAACTAGGTGTAAAACGATTTGGACAATAATGGCGATAAACGCCCACAACGCTAAATCAATCAGATTAATTGAACTGCGAATCGCTGATTGGAGAACAACAACCAAGCCAGCCATTTTCCCTAATAATTTAAGAGATACCGCCACATTTCCGTTTTTAATTAACGATCGTTCAGAATATGGAGTAATTAATTTGAAGATAAAAGTACCGATCAAGAATAAGAGTAATGAAGCACCAAGGTAAATCAAAAAATGATCAAATGTTTGTAAGTAAAATGTTAAATTCATTTCGCTTCTCCTCTCACTCCACAAGGGAGGAAATATGATAAGTTATCAGTAATTTTTGCGCCGGCACGAAAGCCAAAGGCACTTGCTTTTTCGTTCACGATAAAACTTCCAATGAGAAGATGTGCCTCTTTCTCACCATGTTCTGTTTTTATTGTTGTTACTGGTAATTCGATATATTTTTGAAAGACTTTTACATAATGATCGTACGACTTCTCTTGTTCGGTATAAAGGGTTTTTCCATTCTGTTTTACTTCGACAGTATTTCCTTCGCGGCCAAAGGCTGGCTTTGAAACGTATTTTTCGCCTGTTGTAACAAAAGGATCTTCATCTAAATAGGTTGGTAAAAAATATTGATGAATGATCTTTTGTTCTTCTTGTGTAAAAAAAGAATGGCGCTGTTCATACATGCCCCATATTAAGGCCATAATAGCCTTACTTTGCATGAGAAAGGCCGAAACAGGATTTAACATTCCTACTTTCTTCTCTTCTACAAGCTTCATAAATTCAATTCCGATCGGGAAATGATTGTCTGAGACATCTTCAAGCAGTGCTTCCATTGGATATGTATGACGATATACAATATCGACCTTATTTCCTTCTAGATCGTAAACTCCCTTATTTTCCCCTTCAGTAATTAGTTGTATCTCCTGTAAAGGGATAAAATGAGCTCCTTTAATTTTTGCAAGATCCATTAAATACATCATCGTTTCTCGATCTTCAATGTCGTCTTCATGAGCAGTGAAAATAACATAAGGATGTCTTTGTAATTCTAAATCATTTGCACAATGAAAAACACTATTTCGAATCGCTTTTCCCAGCACAACATCTTCACCACTATTTGGATTTTGAATTCCAAAGTGCTCACAAACTAAACCATTCACCTCAAATAATTCGCGAATGAAAGTTGGAGTATCAGAATTAAACTCAATGATTTTTGGTCCATCCTGTAACATCACAAAATCAAAGCGGCCAATGACTGTTTCATACGGCAAATGTACATTTCTTAAAAATGAAAGTGCCTTTTCCGGAAAACCAAGATCAAGGAGTGTTTCATTTGAGGCACCTCTGATTAAGTGACTTATTTTTTTATAAATTCGATAAGTATCAGTCGTGGCTCGCTTAATTTGATCAAGTTCATCCGATGTTAACTCTAAACAATCAAACAATGCATATTCCATCCCGTATAAACGATCCCAGAAATTTGGGATTTTACTATAAAATTTGTTACGCAGCACCCTATCCACCAAAAATACCACCAGTACCCATTCCGGAGCGTGGGTTATTCACTGTTCCTGGTTGTTTGTATTTGTTCTTGGTTGCGTGACTTGATTGCCAGGGGAGGTGGTTGGATTCGTTGCTCTTGTATTTGGCCTCCATCTGCCGATGATCGTCCGGCGATAAACGCTGCCATTGTCGGAAACCACATACCGCCAAAATAATAGTGACCATACCTTTGTGAACTTTCTTGGAAACACTGGTACCCTTCTGCTTCTTCATCCCACTTCCAGGTGTCACAATCAGCCTCTTCTGGTGATGGTAATGCAGGTGCCTCGCTTATCTCAGGGTTACCAGTACGATAATCTGGAATGGCCGTTAGTTCATGTCGATTAACACCGCAACCAGTAACCGTCACAAGTGCGAGTGATGTACCAACAATCCCCTTTAACAATTTATCTGTTTTTGGTTTTCTCATCATTACACCTCCAGTTCATTTACGAAACGTATTATTCTAAGTTTCAAGTTCTTAACGTTTTAACACATATTATCATCCGTTATTTTCGCACTAAAGTTCTCTATTCAGTAGCACAAAAACGATTCGCAACCACCTTGATTGAGGTAATTATCAAATTCACTCAATTGTAGCATGAAAATCGTGGAAAAATAAAATCTACTTATAACCTATATGTTGGTCTAAAATATTTTGCTCTATTAAGGGAAAATTAAAAGTAAGTCTTATCGTAAAGGTGGAAATGAAATGGATATAAATGAAATTCGCGATCAAATAACCATTAGAGACGATGAAGGAACAATGAAGGACTATAGTGTTGAAGCATTATTTGATATGGCCGATGATTCTTATGCTCTTTTGTCTTCGGACGAAGAGGTGATCTTAATGCGAATTGAAGATCATGATGATGGACAAACACTTGTTGGAATTACCAACCAAGAAGAAAAAGCATCAATTTTATCCGCTTATGCCCTTGCTGTAGAAGCTTCACGAGACCCAAATATAATATCAGATTAAGAATGTTTGTAGAAAGGATCTACCTTTGGAGGTTGATCCTTTTTATTTACATTTGCGGTAGTTGAGAAATTAATACATACGTTTACGGTAAATCCAAACGTTAGATATTGGCTTTTTATTTAAATTTTATAAAGGATTGATTATTTGAGCTTGCCACATAATACACTTGTTCCAAAAAACAATCTACTGTCTGGAGGTCATCGTTTATGAATATGTCTACACAAGGTTTTCAAGAAATTAACGAATGTCGTCAGTATGCACAGCAATTAATCCAGCAAACCCAACAAGGAAGTCAACAATACCAGCAAATGTTACAACAAGAGCAACAAAACGTTCAAATGTTAGAACAAATGATCCAACGGGAGCGTCAAGCGGTTCAATATATCCAACATTCACTTCAGGGGCATGAACAAGCAATTCGTCAATGCCAACAAATCATCCAAACATGTAACCACTTAGAAAATGAACTTAGAAGTCAAACTTCAAGCATGGTGAATTACGGGCAAACTTCAGCTATAACGTATCAGCCTATCCAACAACAACACCATCAACAAATGACCAATCAGACAAGTATGCAGCATCCTCCATCTCCATACCAATCAAGTCATTATTCACAACAGCATCAATAAAAAGATAAAGCTGTCTCAACTTAGAGACAGCTTTACCTTGATACATATATGCTGTCAGTAACCCAATATCGCCAAGGGTAATCACGGGCTTCACCGCTATTTTCAATCCCAATTCTTGGACCGCTCGAGATTTGTAAAGGTGGTTTTCCTTCAGCGATATAAAGTGGCGGTTCGGTTAAAGGGTGGCCGTAATCATTATTGGTAATTCCTAATGCTTTTGTTAACTTACCAGGACCATTTGTTAAGTCGCGTTGTTTCGTGATCTTATCTCGTCTTTTATACATAAGGTCTACTCCATCATGTGGTTCGAGTGCGCGAATTAGTACAGCTTCTGGGTGATCAACTTCGCCACTTACGACATTTACTAAGCAATGGGTGTGCATTACATATGTATAGGTCATCCCTGCTGGACCAAACATAATTTCAGTCCGAGGGGTGCGGCGATTACCAAAGCTATGTGCAGCTCTGTCGTCTGGACCAATATAGGCTTCTGTTTCGACGATCCAGCCTGAGGTTACTCCTTCCACCGTTTCGTTGACAAGTAACTTTCCAAGTAACGATTGAGCTAACTTAAGGGTTGGTTGTTGATAGAATGGATTGCCTAATGGTTTGTATTTCAAGCTTGGCTCACCTCAAGAAAATAACAGTTTTCCTCTTCATCTAATCTTTGCCATGTCTAGGATTGATATACATGTTACTTAAGTAACAGACGAAACGAAAATAGCCTTATCAATAAATAACATGCTGATGTAATGATAAATGTGAGAAAACCGGGCGATAACGATTCAGGCAAAATAAAATAAAACATCATTCCAATTCCAATACAAATAAAGCCA
This genomic window from Anaerobacillus sp. CMMVII contains:
- a CDS encoding DUF1284 domain-containing protein, with the translated sequence MEKTLRGHHLLCVHGFQGMGYSPEFVIKMGSIVEDIRNDEIDFPIRVVATLDDACTACPHNGGTICVASVGSDQHVKTMDQKVIEHLRLEKDKPYQKSDLLKWTAKMVKPDDLDYLCKDCSWLGYGVCKSGIEKLNQTKR
- a CDS encoding TrkA family potassium uptake protein translates to MHFFLRLSLTLIKMKNLTLLLTTLIFIFFCTIVMYILEPENFETIFTTFYFVMTTFATVGYGDYSPVTVAGKFFSVFMYLIGIGLLGVVIGKIVDSFTILRRKREEGRMNYMKNQHIIIVGWSKKTDIAVKEILDSEPTTEIVIVDQLRQSPIDLAYNRVHYIQGDPTEAETFEKANITKAKSVIIFSDDTIHDPSLKDAKTLLVAITVERLAPKIHSTVEVATEKHVSNFSHVKVDEFILSQETISHLAVRSALYKGVSQVFSQLISRQHGEDLYKISKKADWSTYNDAFQALLQNGATLIADRHLLDINRRLNETIPEEAVLYIICNRETYEKLKK
- a CDS encoding glutathionylspermidine synthase family protein, which codes for MDRVLRNKFYSKIPNFWDRLYGMEYALFDCLELTSDELDQIKRATTDTYRIYKKISHLIRGASNETLLDLGFPEKALSFLRNVHLPYETVIGRFDFVMLQDGPKIIEFNSDTPTFIRELFEVNGLVCEHFGIQNPNSGEDVVLGKAIRNSVFHCANDLELQRHPYVIFTAHEDDIEDRETMMYLMDLAKIKGAHFIPLQEIQLITEGENKGVYDLEGNKVDIVYRHTYPMEALLEDVSDNHFPIGIEFMKLVEEKKVGMLNPVSAFLMQSKAIMALIWGMYEQRHSFFTQEEQKIIHQYFLPTYLDEDPFVTTGEKYVSKPAFGREGNTVEVKQNGKTLYTEQEKSYDHYVKVFQKYIELPVTTIKTEHGEKEAHLLIGSFIVNEKASAFGFRAGAKITDNLSYFLPCGVRGEAK
- a CDS encoding conserved virulence factor C family protein produces the protein MKLVSIEPTPSPNSMKINLDTSLPENQSYNFKKAEKENAPHHLKMLLDIEGVTDVYQVTNFIAVGRHPKVDWKLILPQVREAFGETVEGVDPQQNGPQETFGELKVFVHMFRGIPIQIKIEEGDGERRFGLPDRFKEAILKAQSAAENLVKERQWKEYGVRYGDIEAVAEEVVEELSAAYDQTRLDELVAAAFKKADERPSRVKISSDEVAKAFESDDWKVRYAALDKMDPKQEDIPLLVKALRDENTSIRRQAVVYLGMIEDEAVLTYLYEGLKDRSVTVRRTAGDCLSDIGNSKAIPAIMEALKDKNKLVRWRAAMFLYEVGDESALSALKEAEEDPEFEVSLQIKMAIKRIENGEEAAGSVWQQMTNARKTE
- a CDS encoding DUF1028 domain-containing protein codes for the protein MKQKDLVATFSIVGFDPTTKELGIAVQSKFLGVGAVVPWAKAGVGAVATQSYANTTYGPKGLELMASGKTAQETINLLTDEDEDRALRQVGIVDANGNAATFTGDNCFDWAGGIAEEHFAAQGNILVSEETVKAMAETFKGTAGTLAERLLAALDAAQEAGGDSRGKQSAALLIVKEEGGYGGYNDRAIDLRVDDHPDPIKELIRIYELQQLYFSKPKEGDVINIDEETMIEISKALQTLGYLRVDACKTEDFAEALNQFILTENFEERQQEKGKIDKKVLQFLINKVGQ
- a CDS encoding DUF350 domain-containing protein: MNLTFYLQTFDHFLIYLGASLLLFLIGTFIFKLITPYSERSLIKNGNVAVSLKLLGKMAGLVVVLQSAIRSSINLIDLALWAFIAIIVQIVLHLVIEYVFTRNTNLAKEVEKGNVAVGLFLGGVSILVGLIVAACISY
- a CDS encoding redoxin domain-containing protein produces the protein MPKGALETKTLKVGDQAPDFTLLAHGDRKVSLSEFRGSKNVFLVFYPLDWTPVUGAQMPSYEDDLSRFEEFDTQVLGISVDSVHSHNAWAKSIGGISYPLCADFYPHGEVSEKYGVLRTNPEEPAYGASERALMIIDKEGIVQFIDVHPIGEQPDNEEIFDVLRKL
- a CDS encoding alpha/beta-type small acid-soluble spore protein, which translates into the protein MPRRKRRLLVPEAQDGVNQFKANVMANIGYEVDPASPDDVKYEVAKELNVPLKKGNNGNLTSKQAGQVGGQIGGSMVKEMINMAKNNLGK
- a CDS encoding glycine/sarcosine/betaine reductase selenoprotein B family protein, whose amino-acid sequence is MELSRKAIPYTPNDKPLHELTIMIVSTSGVHLKDQEPYNTDPAEGDATFRIIPGNVDPKDLTVTHSAPKDHYNTDYPKEDINCVFPIDRLREMVEDGDLGGVAEKHLTMMGYSMRLNKINKETIPALVKEVVRSKADAVLLTAG
- a CDS encoding glutathionylspermidine synthase family protein, encoding MLPYKSLTEPFQQQSYLKNWEAVEKKVSAKGFTWATLYENYEDNQYMSDSLLLVPRGMAYEIENASRAVHDIYTKAFERICKDPSTLHQLGFPVMLWDLFLKPSKTKFSYFVRYDFIASAEGLKVIEANTDTPVGIVEASIAQEVLCAEHHSQNPNSQLGKRIRDAWYQVIKDYYIRSTDTLFFTCADWHTEDKQTVEYLLSLYPQKAKYVPLEHIVVEKSGVKTPDGEKIDFLYRLYPLEYFLEEKSGTGEAIGEQFLVHIMEDTLKVINPPSALLMQSKAILALITSKKEEWFTRSEQNAIEKYFLPTYHSLDQLQDSYVRKPVLGREGGGIQMVVNGTVLEEDNEYYQNQKTVYQPYFPMPDQTIDTWDGPYTGKLLIGSHVIGGEPSGLFFRVGGLITGDLSMFVPYTTI
- a CDS encoding DUF1292 domain-containing protein, with product MDINEIRDQITIRDDEGTMKDYSVEALFDMADDSYALLSSDEEVILMRIEDHDDGQTLVGITNQEEKASILSAYALAVEASRDPNIISD
- a CDS encoding DNA-3-methyladenine glycosylase; amino-acid sequence: MKYKPLGNPFYQQPTLKLAQSLLGKLLVNETVEGVTSGWIVETEAYIGPDDRAAHSFGNRRTPRTEIMFGPAGMTYTYVMHTHCLVNVVSGEVDHPEAVLIRALEPHDGVDLMYKRRDKITKQRDLTNGPGKLTKALGITNNDYGHPLTEPPLYIAEGKPPLQISSGPRIGIENSGEARDYPWRYWVTDSIYVSR